A stretch of DNA from Streptomyces rubradiris:
TCGCCCAGGGCGCCCTCGCCTGGCTGTGGGCCCGCGGCCCGCGCACCGTGCCGATCCCCGGCTTCCGGACCGTCGCCCAGGCCGAGGAGAACGCCGGGGCGATCGAGAAGGGACCGCTCACCGCCGGCCAGGTGGCCGAGATCGACCGCCTGCTCGGCCGGTGAGCGTCCCAAGGCCCGTTCGGGCGTGTCGACTTGGCCCGTCTCGCCGGTACGCGGCGTGATCCGGACCGTACCCCCCTCCGGGCGCGGAACGTCAGCTCGGCGCGGTGTACGGTCCCCGGGTGCGTGAATGTTCCCGCCTCAGCCGGCGTGCCGTCCTCGGCCTGACGGCCGCCGCCCTGCCCTTGTCCACGGTCACCGACGCCGCCGCGGCCACCACGGCCGTCGGGGGCGAACGGCTGGCCCGTACCGGAGTCCAGGTGCGCGGCGCCTCGGGGCTGCCCCGGAAGCTGACCGCCCGCGCCTGGCTGGTCGCCGACTGCGCGAGCGGGGAGGTGCTCGCCTCGTTCGACGCGCACCGGCGGCTCGCGCCCGCGTCCACGCTGAAGATGCTGTTCGCGGACACCGTGCTGAAGAAGTTCGACCGCGCCCGGCGGTACAAGGTCACCGACGCCGACCTCGCCGACGTCCCGGCCGGTTCCAGCCTCGTCGGGATCAAGCCCGGCATCACCTACACCGTCGAGCAGTTGTGGCAGGGCGTGTTCCTGCGGTCCGGCAACGACGCCGTGCACGTGCTGTCCCGCATGAACGGCGGCCTCGCCAAGACCGTCGCCGAGATGCAGGCCAGGGCGAAGGACTTGCAGGCCCTGGACACCCATGTGGTCAGCCCCGACGGCTACGACCACAAGGGGCAGCTGTCCTCGGCCTACGACCTCACGCTCTTCGCCCGCCACGGGCTGAAGGACGCCGACTTCCGCGGCTACTGCGGCACGAGGACGGCCGACTTCCCGGCGGGCGGCAAGAAGACGTTCCAGATCCAGAACACCGACCGTCTGCTGACCGGGGCATGGGGTCTGAAGACATATGACGGCCTGATCGGTGTCAAGAACGGCTACACCAGCCATGCCGGCAACACGTTCACCGGCGCGGCCACCCGTGGCGGGCGCACCCTGCTGGTGACCGTGATGCATCCCGACTCCGGCGGCAACGCCGTGTACGAGGAGACGGCCGCGCTGCTCGACTGGGGCTTCGGCCACGGGCGTTCGGCCCGGCCCGTGGGCACGCTGGTCACCCCGCTCAGCGAGGGCGGGGCGAGCGCGAGTCCGCAGGCCGGTCGGCAGACGGTGCGCGCGGCGGCCGGTGCCCCCGGTGTGGTGACCGCGGGCGGCGGCTCCACCGGCCCGGTCGCGCTGACGGCCGGCGCCGGCGCGCTCGCCCTGCTGGGGGCGGGCGCCTGGGCCCTGCGCCGCCGCCGGACCCGGACGGCGACACCGGAGGGCGAGCAACCGGAACCGACGGCCGGCGAGCGGGACTGAGCCGGCGTACGTACTCGGCGTCCGCGCACCCGCGTGCTTGTGCGGCGGCCGTTCCCGCGCCCGGTCCGGCCTCGCGGTGGCGCGAGGTGTACCCCCCTGTTCCGGTCCGGTGGAACGGCCGCCGCCTCCCCCCTCGGAATGGCCGCGGAACCGTCGTGCTCCAACTGTGAAGCTCCGGTGGAGAAAAGTTGAGCATAGGTCAGCAACGGGCCGCAATACCGCGGACGTACCGGTTCCGCCGCCGGCGCGGCCCCGGGCGCGGCTCAGCCCCGGCCGATGTACGGCATCGTCGTCGCCAGTACCGTCGCGAACTGCACGTTCGCCTCCAGCGGCAGCTCCGCCATGTGCCGTACCGTGCGCGCCACGTCGGCCACGTCCATCACCGGTTCCGGGGCTACCTCCCCGTTCGCCTGGAGCGCACCGGTCTGCATCCGGGCCGTCATGTCGGTCGCCGCGTTGCCGATGTCGATCTGGCCGACCGCGATGCCGTACGGCCGCCCGTCCAGGGACAGCGACTTGGTCAGACCGGTCAGCGCGTGCTTGGTCGCGGTGTAGGCGACCGAGTGCGGGCGGGGCGTGTGCGCCGAGATGGAACCGTTGTTGATGATCCGGCCGCCCCGCGGCTCCTGCTCCTTCATCCGCCGGTAGGCCGCCTGCGCGCACAGGAACGCCCCGTTGAGGTTCGTGTCCACCACGTGCCGCCAGGCGTCGTACGGCAGTTCCTCGACCGGGACCCCGCCGGGCCCGAAGGTCCCCGCGTTGTTGAACAGCAGGTCCACCCGGCCGAACCGCGCCACGGCCGCCGTGAACAGCGCCTCGACGTCCTCCGGCCGGGACACGTCGGTGGGGACGGCGAGCGAGGCCGCCCCCGGCACCAGCGCCGCCGTCTCCGCCAGCGGCTCGGCGCGCCGGCCGGCCAGCGCCACGGACCAGCCGGCGCGCAGCAGTTCCACGGCGACGGCCCGCCCGATGCCGGACCCGGCCCCGGTCACCACCGCGATCTTCGAGTTCCTGTCAGTCATGACTCCGCAGCGTAGGCGGAGAGTCCGCCATACGGAATCGACTGTCCGCCATACGGTTACCTGGCGCGAACGGGGTACCCGGCGCGGACGGGGTGCCCGGCGCGGACGGGGTGCCCGGCGCGGACGGGGTGCCCGGCACGGACGGGGTGCCGGCGCGGACAGGGTGCCGGCGCGGACAGGGTGCCCGGCGCGCGGCTAAACGCCCACCGGCGCCGCGTCCCCCGGGTACCGCACCCCGACCCGCTCCCGCACCGCGTCCATCGTGCGCATCACCGCGAGCGTGCCCTCCAGCGGCACCAGCGGCGACTCCTTCTCGCCCGCCCGCAGCGCCCGCATGACCTCCCGCGCCTCGTGCCGCATGCTGGTGCGCGGACCGTCGGCGGGATCGGCGGCGAACTCCACCGGCTCCCGGCCCTCGCGGTGCAGCACGAACCGCTCCGGGTGGAAGAACCCGGACGGCACGTCGATCCGGCCGCGCGTGCCGGTGACCGACGCGGTGTTCGCCGTACCGCCGGCGATCGAGCAGTGCAGCGCGGCCAGCGCGCCGCTCTCCCAGGACAGCACGGCCCCCGTCTGGAGGTCGACGCCCTCGGGCGAGAGCACCGCGCTCGCGGCGATCCCGTCCGGCTCGCCGAGCAGCAACTGCGCGAACGCCACCGGGTACACCCCCAGGTCCAGCAGCGCCCCGCCGCCCAGCGCCGGGTCCCGCAGCCGGTGCGTCGCGGGGAAGGGCCCGGAGATCCCGAAGTCCGCCTGCACCGTGCGCACTTCGCCGATCGCGCCGTCCGCCACCAGTTCCCTCAGCCGCCGGACCAGCGGATTGCAGTACATCCACATCGCCTCCATCAGGAAGCGGCCGTGCTCCCGGGCCAGCGCGACGAGTTCCTCCGCCTCGCGCAGGTTCAGCGTGAACGGCTTCTCGCACAGCACGTTCCGGCCCGCCCGCAGGCACAGCCCGGCCGCTGCCCGGTGCGCCGCGTGCGGGGTGGCGACGTAGACCACGTCCACGTCCTCGTCGGCGGCCAGCGACTCCCAGTCGCCGTACGCCCGCCGGGCCCCGAACCGCTCGGCGAACGCCTCGGCCGACTCCGGCCGGCGCGAGGCCACCGCCGCGATCTCCGCGTCCGGCAGATCGACCAGGTCCGCCGCGAACGCCGCCGCGATCCCGCCGGTCGCCAGGATTCCCCACCGCACGCTCTGTTCCGCCATCTCCGCCCCGCCCTCGCTCGTGTGTGCCTCGGCAGTCTGTCCGAGCTGAGAGCATAGGTGCCGGTCGGACCGGTGACACCGATGTCGCGACGCCCGATGCCGGCGCCACCCGTGTCAGCGTCACCGACGGCTCAGGGGCTCACAGTACGGACAGGGAGGGGCAGATGCCGGAGCACGCGGCGACACCGAAGCCGGAACAGGGCCGGGGCCAGGAACAGGACCAGGAACAGGACCAGGAACAAGGCCAGGGCCAGGACCGTCACTCCGCGGCCGCGCCACCGGCGGCCGGCGCCCCGGGCCGCACCGGCCCCCTCGTCACCCTTCTCCTCGGCGCCCTCACCGCGACCTCCCCGCTCGCGATGGACATGTACCTGCCCGCGCTGCCGCAGGTCACCCGCTCCCTGGACGCCCCCGCCGTCACCGTGCAGCTCACCCTGACCGCCTGCATGGCCGGACTCGCGCTGGGCCAGCTGATCGTCGGCCCGCTCAGCGACCGCTGGGGACGCCGCCGCCCGCTGCGCGCCGGGCTCGTCATCTACCTGGCCGCCACCGCCCTGTGCGCCCTCGCCCCCACCGTCGAGGCACTGATCGCGTTCCGCCTGGTGCAGGGCCTGGCCGGCGCGGCCGGGGTGGTCATCGCCCGGGCCGTCGTACGCGACCTGTACGACGGTGTCGCCATGGCCCGCTTCTTCTCCACCCTGATGCTGATCTCCGGGGCCGCGCCCATCGTGGCGCCGCTCGTCGGCGGGCAGATCCTGCGGGTGACGGACTGGCGGGGCGTGTTCGTGGTGCTCACGGTGATCGGCGCGCTGCTCACCGCCCTGGTCTGGGTGCGGCTGCCGGAGACCCTGCCCCCGGCCGAGCGGCACCGCGGCGGCGTCGGCGAGACCCTGCGCGCCATGCGCGGCCTCCTCGCCGACCTGCCCTTCACCGGCTACATGCTCGCCGGCGGCTTCACCTTCGCCGCGCTGTTCGCCTACATATCGGCCTCCCCGTTCGTCATCCAGGAGATCTACGGCGCCTCCCCGCAGACCTTCAGCCTGCTGTTCGGCCTGAACTCGGTCGGCCTGGTGGCCGCCGGGCAGATCAACGGCAAGCTGCTGGTCGGCCGGGTCAGCCTGGACAAGGTGTTCGCGGCCGGCCTGGCGGTGGTCGCGCTCGCCGCGGCCGCCCTGCTGCTGATGGCCACCGGCGTCTTCGGCGACACCGGACTGGTGCCCGTCGCCGCCGCCCTGTTCGTCCTGATGTCCGCGATGGGCGTCACCCTGCCCAACGCCCAGTCCCTCGCGCTGCTGCGGGTCCGGCACGCCGCCGGCTCCGCCTCCGCGCTGCTCGGCACCTCCTCCTTCCTCGTCGGCGCGGTGGTCTCCCCGCTCGTCGGCGTCGCCGGAGAGCACACCGCGGTGCCCATGGCCGTGGTCCAGCTGGCCGGAGCACTGGTCGCGGCGGCCTGCTTCGTGGGAATGTGCCGTCCCCGGACCACACGGGAGACCACCCGTGCGCACGCGGAGGGAGACGCGAGCTGAGCGCACCGAGACTGCGCGCCGGCACACCGGAACGAGCCGGGCTCGACCCCGTCGAGCTCGGGCACCTGGTCGCCGAGGTGCACGCCCTCACCGCCGGTGAGCGTCCCTGGGCGGCCGGTGCCGTCGTGCTGGCCGGCCGCGGGCCCGTGATCGCCGTCGCCGAGGCCGCCGGCTGGGCGGTCCGCTACGCCGGCCACGACCCCGAGACCGGCACCGGCGTCGAGCTGCCGCTCTCCGCCCGGGTCCCGGCCGCCCTCGACACCCGCTTCGACCTGGCCTCCCTGACCAAGCTGTTCACGTCGGTCGCCGCCGTGCAGCAGATCGAGCGGGGCACCCTCGGCATCGACGCCCGGGTCGGCGACTACCTGCCCGACTTCCACGCCGCCGCCGAACACGGCGTCACGGTACGGCAGTTGCTCACGCACACCTCCGGGCTGCGCCCCGAACTGCCGCTGTACGACTGCCCGGACGACGCGTCCCGGTTGGACCTGCTGCGCGCCGAGGCGCCGACGGCCCGGCCGGGCGCGTACCGGTACTCCGACCTGAACATGCTGCTGCTCCAGGCCGTCCTGGAGCGGATCACCGGCCGCTCCCTGGACGTCCTGGTGCGGGACGGCATCACCCGGCCGCTCGGCATGACCCGCACCGGCTTCGGGCCCTGCCCCGGCGCCGCGGCCACCGAGGACCAGCGGCGGCCGTGGGCCAAGGCCGAGCGGGGGATGCTGCGGGGCGTGGTCCACGACGAGAACGCCTGGGCGCTCGGCGGGGTCGCCGGACACGCGGGCCTGTTCTCCACCGCGCCCGACCTGGCCGTCTTCTGCCGCGCCCTGCTCGCCGGCGGCTCCTACGGCCCCGCGCGCATCCTCGGCCCCGACTACGTGGAGCTGCTGTTCACCCCGCCCGGCCTGGGCTTCGTGCTGGACCAGCCGTGGTTCATGGGCGAACTGGCGGGCCGCGGCGCGGCGGGCCACACCGGTTTCACCGGCACGTCCCTGGTCCTGGACCCGGCCACCGACACGTTCCTGATCCTCCTGGCCAACACGGTCCACCCCCGCCGCCGCCCACCCGACAACACCCCGAGAGCGACCTTGGCGACGAGACTGGCGAGAGCGGTGATCTGACCGCCCACCCCGTCACGTCCGCCCCACGACCGACGACCGGCCGCCGACGCCTTCCCGGCCGACGGACCGACGGCCCGCTGACGCCGCCCACTCGACCGCCCGAGTCGTCACAGGCAGCCGGGAGCGCCTTCCCGCCCGGCCGAGCCGCGACTCGGAGACGGTGCTTTCCCGACCGGCCGAGCCGCGACTCCGTGACAGCTCCTTCCCGGCCGGTCGAGTCGCCCTGTCGGGGCGGTTCCCTCCGAACCCGCCGAGCCGCGACTCGGTGACGGCGCCCTTCCGGCCGACCGAGACGGGTGGGCGGGTGGGAAACGGGGGGGCCGGGGGCGAAGCCCCCCGGGGCGTTCGTGTCGGTGCCGGGCGCCATAGAATCGCCGGGTGAACGACCTCCGCACGGCCCTGGCCGCACTACTGGACGGCCTGCCCCCCAAGGAGGTCGCCGCCGCCGTCGACCGGCTGATCGCCAACTACCGCGGCGACACCCCCACCCACGCGCCGATCCTCCGCGACCAGGCGGACGTCGCCGCGTACGCCGCCTACCGCATGCCCGCCACCTTCGAGGCGGTCCGCTCCGCCCTCGCCGCCCTCGCGGACGCCCTCCCCGGCTGGACCCCCGCCGGCCACACCGACGTCGGCGGCGGCACCGGCGCCGCCACCTGGGCCGTCCAGACGACCTGGCCCGGCGAGCGCGCCGTCACCGTGCTGGACTGGGCCGAACCCGCCCTCGCCGTCGGCCGCCGGCTCGCCGCCGCCCACCCGGCCCTGAAGGACGCCCGCTGGCGGCGCGCCCGGATCGGCGCGGACCTCACCCTGGACGACACCGACCTGGTCACGGTGTCGTACGTGCTCAACGAGCTGACCGAGTCCGACCGCGCCGCCCTCGTCGACGCTGCCGCCCGCGCCGCCCGTACCGTCGTGATCGTCGAGGCCGGCACCCCGGCCGGTTACGCCCGCGTCATCGAGGCCCGCGACCGGCTGGTCCGGGCCGGTTTCCGGATCGCCGCGCCCTGCCCGCACAGCGCCGCCTGCCCCATCGCGCCCGGCAGCGACTGGTGCCACTTCTCCGCCCGGGTCGGCCGCTCCTCCCTGCACCGCCAGGTCAAGGGCGGCTCCCTGGCGTACGAGGACGAGAAGTTCTCCTACGTCGCCGCGACCCGGCTGCCCGCCGAACCGGCCCCCGCCCGGGTGGTCCGCCGCCCGCAGATCCGCAAGGGCCAGGTACTGCTCGACCTGTGCGAGGCCGACGAGCGGCTGCGCCGCAGCACGGTCACCAAGCGCCACGGCGACCTGTACAAGGCCGCCCGGGACGCCGACTGGGGCGACGCCTGGCCGCCGTACGACTCCGTGTCGTAGCCGCCGCCCCGGCTTGTTACTTTCGGTCCCATGGTCAGCAAGCCCGCCCCCGACGCCACCCGCCGCAGCGAGAAGTCCCGCCGGGCGATCTACGCCGCCGCCCTCTCCCTGGTCGCGGAGGTCGGCTACCCGAAGACCACGGTGGAGGGCATCGCCGCCCGCGCCGGGGTCGGCAAGCAGACCATCTACCGCTGGTGGTCCTCCAAGGCGGACGTCCTGCTGGAGGCATTCCTGGACCTCGCCGAACAGACGGCTCGGGAGGCCGGACACGACACGGCCGGGTACGAGGCGGCCAGGCAGGGCACGGCCGGACCCGGCACGCCCGGGGACGAGACCGCCGCGGACCAGACCGCCGGCATCCCGGACACCGGCGACCTGGCCGCCGACCTCAAGGCGGTGCTGCGCGCCACGGTGGACGAGCTGCTCGACCCCCGCTTCGACGCACCGGCGCGCGCGCTGACCGCGGAGGGCGTCGTCAACGAGCAGCTCGGCCGCGTCTTCGTGTCCCGGCTCCTGGAACCGCAGCTCCAGCTGTACGTCGCCCGGCTGCGCTCGGCGCAGGAGGCCGGGCAGGTACGGCGCGACGTGGATCCCCGGATCGCCCTGGAACTGTTCGTGTCGCCGCTCGCCCAGCGCTGGCTCCAGCACACCGGCCCGATCACCTACGACTACACGGACACCCTGGTCGACTACGCCCTGTACGGCCTGGCGCCGCGTTGACCGCCCGTACCCCTGCCGGTGACAGTCGGCCACTCGCCTGCGCCGACCCCCCGGTCCACGCGAAGATGGGACGATAAGGCATGCTGTCCGCTACACCAGCGAGGCGAGGGGATAGATGAGCGGGACGTTCGGCGGCCGGTCGGGCCGGCAGGGCAAACTCTCCCAGTGGCTGCGCGGACGCCGCCCGAAGGAGGGCGCCGCCGACGACGGCGGTCGCGAGACCCTGCTGCTCGCCGCCGCCGGCGCGGGTCTGCCGCTCGCCCCCGCCGCGCACCCCGCGCCCGGCTACCGCTGCTCCTGCGACCGCGTCGGCTGTCCCACCCCCGCCCGGCACCCGGTGTCGTTCGCCTGGCAGACGCAGTCCACCACCGACCGCGCGCAGATCGAGCGCTGGGCCCGGCACCAGCCGCAGGCGAACTTCATCACCGCCACCGGCATGGTGCACGACGTCCTCGACGTGCCCCTGGAGGCCGGCCGGGAGGCCCTTCAGCGGCTGCTCGGCGCCGGGATCGAGGTCGGTCCGGTCGCCGAGAGCGACGACGGCCGCATGCTGTTCTTCACCCTCACCCGGGGCACCCCGGAGGACGAGGACGAGTGGTGGCCCTGCGAGCTGGACTGCCATCCGGAGACGATGGACGAGCATCCCGGCCTGCGCTGGCACTGCCGGGGCTCCTACGTCCTCGTACCGCCCGCCCGGCTGCCCGGCGACGACGACCAGCGGGTGCGCTGGGTGCGCGGCCCGGAGCACGCGCTGCCCGATCCGCTGAGCCTGCTGGAGGCGCTCACCGACGCCTGCGCCCGGCACGGTGCCGAGGCCGACCACCCGGGCGCGGCCTGGCCCCTGCGCCACTGAAACCGGCGCCCCCAACCGACTTCACCACTCGGTTCCCAACCGACATCACCGCCCGGTTCCCAACCGACTTCACCGCCCGGCGCCCGGCCGACTCCGCCGACCGGTCCGCCGCGGTTCAGCCGCCCTGCGCGGACGTCAGTCCCTGCACCCGCCCCAGCATCCGTACCGGCCCGCCGCCGGCCGGGTCGAGCACGGCCTCGTTGGCGATGGACTCCATCGTCAGGGACTGCTTCACCTCGCCCTTGATCAGGGCCCGCACGTCGTTGTTGGGGATCGGCACGGTGGCGCCGGTCGCGGCGGTCCGCTTCTCGTAGTGGTGCGTGGTGAAGAACACCAGCGCCCCGCCGTCCGCCGTGCGCAGCGCGAGCGGCGCGTAGGCGCCGTGGGTCAGCGGTTCGTCGATGAACTGCCGGACCAGGCCGGGCTTCTCGGCCTCCTTCTTCCGGGCCGCGCGCAGCCCGCTGGTGTCGCGGCCGTCCGCGAAGGCCGTCCCGCCGTTCTTCAGGTAGGCCGCGTACGACTTGCTCAACTCGTCGGGGCGGACGGCCAGTCCAGTGGTGTCGGCGGGCACGGCCTCGGCCCGGCCGTCCGCGTCCTTCTTGAACTCCGGTACGGTGCCGGGCGCCATGAGGGTCAGATAGGCCACCCGCCACCGCTCGCCGAGGTCGCCGCGGGTGAACACGAGCACCCAGCGGACGTCGCCGCCCTTGTTGCCCCGGGCGTCGGCGACGAACCAGCGGGGCCAGCCGGCCTTCTTGACGATCGTGATCTTCACGTCCGTCAGGGTCAGCGGGGTGTGGGCCGGGTTGCCGGAGGGACTGTTGACGCGCCCCGCCTTCAGCCGGGCGGAGTCGATGTCGGCGAGGGCGCCGGTGACATAGGGGGCGTCCACGGAGCTGTCGTAGGTCTTGTCGGCCTTGTTGTACGCGTCCGTGAACGCGGCGACGGCCTTGGCGGCCTCGGCGCGGGTGGCGGCGGGGAGCACCTCGCGCTCCCCGTGCACCACCACGCATCCGCTCGCCGTCAGCGACAAAGCGGTCAGCGCGGCCGCTATGAGTGCGTTCCGGTCACGCCTGCGAGGCCGCCGAGGGCTGCGTTCCCTGCTCATCGGGCTCCTTCACCTTCCCCTTCCCGGAGGCGAACCCTACCGGGGAGAGGAACAGCGCGAGCACCGGGACCAGATACAGCGCCCACACCGTGACCTGGACGACCGTCGGATCCGGCTGGAAGTTGAACACGCCCTTCAGCAGCGTCCCGTACCAGCTGTCCGGCGGGATGGCACCGCTGATGTCGAACGCCAGGTCGTTCAGGCCCGGCACCCAGTCGGCCTCCTGGAGGTCGTGGAAGCCGTACGCCAGCACGCCCGCCGCGACCACGACCAGCATGCCGCCGGTCCAGGTGAAGAACTTCGCCAGGTTGATCTTCAGCGCGCCCCGGTAGAACAGCCAGCCCAGGAGCACCGCCGTGGCCAGGCCCAGGGCGACCCCGATCAGCGGGCGCGGGGTGCCGTCGGAGGCGGCGTGCACCGACGCCCACACGAACAGGGCGGTCTCCAGCCCCTCCCGGCCCACGGCGAGGAACGCGGTGGCGACCAGCGCGCCGGTGCCGAGCTTGAGTGCCGCGTCCAGCTTGCCGTGCAGTTCGGACCTCAGGTGCCGGGCGGTGCGCCGCATCCAGAACACCATCCAGGTCACCAGGCCGACGGCGATGATCGACAGGGAACCGCCGAGCGCCTCCTGCGCCTGGAAGGTCAGTTCCTGCGAGCCGAACTCCAGGGCGCAGCCGAAGCCCATGGCGATGGCGACGGCGACCCCGATGCCGGTCCAGAGAGGCTTGAGGGCGTCCCGGCGGCCGGTCTTGACCAGGTAGGCGATCAGGATGCAGACGACGAGCGACGCCTCCAGTCCCTCGCGCAGGCCGATCAGGTAGTTGGAGAACACGGGCTACGCCTCCTTCGAGAACAGCGTCCGGCCCCACCAGTCGCCGGAGTCCCGGACGCCGGGCGGGATCGCGAAGACCGCCGAACCCACGTGCTGGATGTACTCGTTGAGCGCGTCGTGCGCGGCCAGCTTGCGCTGGAGCGGGATGAAGCCCTTGCGCACGTCCCGCTGGTAGGCCAGGAAGAACAGGCCGGCGTCGAGCCGGCCGAGGCCGTCGGTGCCGTCGGTGAAGGAGTAGCCCCGGCGCAGGATGGTGATCCCGCCGTTGGAGTCCGGGTGCGAGAGCCGGACGTGCGCGTCCGGCTTCATCGCCTTCAGGAACGGCTCGTCGTGCTCCTTGGCCTTGCCGACCGGGGCGCCCTCGCGCTTGTCCCGGCCGAAGACGTCCTCCTGCTCCTGGAGCGAGGTGCGGTCCCAGGTCTCGATGTTCATCCGGATCCGCCGGGCGACCAGGTACGAGCCTCCGGTCATCCATGCCGGGCCGTCCCCGGCGCCGACCCACACGTGCTCGTCCAGCCGGCCGGTCTCGGTGCCCGCGATGTTGCGGGTGCCGTCCTTGAAGCCGAAGAGGTTGCGCGGGGTCTGCGCGCCCGGGGTGGTCGAGGAGGTCTTGCCGAAGCCGAGCTGAGACCAGCGCACGGCCACCTTGCCGAAGCCGATGCGGGCGAGGTTGCGGATGGCGTGCACGGCCACCTGCGGGTCGTCGGCGCACGCCTGGACGCACAGGTCGCCGCCGGTGCGGGAGCGTTCCAGGTTGTCGCCGGGGAACTTGGGCAGGTCGACCAGGGCCTCGGGCCGCCGGTCCTTCAGCCCGAACCTGTCGAACAGCGACGGACCGAAGCCGATGGTCAGCGTCAGCCGGGACGGATCGAGGCCGAGCGCCTCCCCGGTGTCGTCCGGCGGGGCCTCGGGGAGCCCGCCGTAGGCGCCCTCGCCGACCGGCTGGCCGGCGGTCATCCGGCGGGCCGCCTCGGTCCAGTCCTTCAGCAACTGGACGAACGCCTCGCGGTCGTCGGTCTTGACGTCGAACGCGGCGAAGTGCAGCCGGTCCTGCACCGGGGTGGCGATGCCGGCCTGGTGGGCGCCGTGGAAGTCCACCGCGCCGCCCGCCTCGCCGGCCGCCGGGTCCCTGTCGTCGCCCGACTGGGCCACGGCCACGGCCCCGCCGGCCACGGCGGCCCCGAGCGCGAGCCCGGCACCGCCCCAGCCGATCAGCGCCCGGCGCGACGGATTGCTCCCCTGGGTGTCGGTCATCGCCCTTCCCTTGCCTACTTCACGACCGCGGCGGCGAGCTTGGACAGCGGCTCGGCGAGCGCGTTCACCGCGTCCGACAGCTCCTTGCGCTGGTCCTTGCCGACCTTGTCGTAGGAGACGAAGTCGTACGAGGTCTTGTCCGAGCGGTACTTGTCGAGCAGGGCGTCCAGCGCGGCGAACTGCTTGTCCAGTTCCTTCGTCAGCGCCGGGTCGTTCTTCGCGGCGACCGGCTTCAGCAGCTCGTAGGCCTTCCGCGCGCCCTCGACGTTGCCCTTGAAGTCGACGAGGTCGGTGTGGGCGTAGCGGTCCTCCTCGCCGGTGACCTTGCCGGTGGCGACCTCGTCCAGCAGCTCCTTGGCGCCGTTGGCCATGGAGGTCGGGGTGATCTCGGCCTTGCCGACGCGCTTCTGCCAGTCCTTGAGGTCCGTCACCAGCTGCCCGGCGAGGGCCTTCTCCTCGGCGCCGATCTTCTTGTCGTGCCAGAGGGCCTTCTCCAGGCGGTGCCAGCCGGTCCACTTCTGGCCGGGCTCCAGGCCGTCCTCGCGGACGTCCACCTTCGGGTCGATGTCACCGAAGGACTCGGCGACCGGCTCGGTGCGCTCCCAGCCGAGGCGGGAGAGGCCGTAGGCCTTCTTCGCCGCGTCCAGGTCGCCGTCCTGGACGGCCTTCGCGAACGCCTCGGCCTTCGGCAGCGTCTCGTCGGCCTGCTCCTGGGCGTAGGTGCGGTACCGGGCGACTGCCGCGTCCAGCTTCGGGTCGCGCTCGGCGGTGGCGCCACCGCCGGTCACGGTCAGCTTCTGCCGCACGCCGTGGCCCTTCATGCCGGGCCGGCAGGCGATCTCGTAGGAGCCGGCCTTCACCTCGGCGGTGAGGGTGTACTTGGTGCCCGGCCCGATGTTCTCCTTCTCGGAGACGATCCGGTCGTCCGGGAAGAGGATCTCGACCTCGGTCGCCCGCGAGCCCTTGTTCTCGATCTTCAGCGTGACCTGGCCGGCCGGCACGGACTTGCTGGAGGTGTCGCACGTGGAGTCGGCGGCGGTGACCCGGATGGCGTCACCGTCCTTGGCGTCGCTCTTCGAGGTGCAGGCCGAAAGGGCGGTCAGAGCGGCCGCGGTCACGGCGGCGGTGACGGTCAGTCGGACGGCTCGCATGCAGGCTCCAAGGGCGATTCGTATGGTGAGGCTGCCCTAACTTACCCGAGGCTTATCCGGCCCGTACCCGTACTGTTGTGATTCGGCTCTCACAGCGGGCTCACAGACACGACTTGGTTGCGGTGCCGCAAAGCGGACATCACGCCACGGCAAAGGGAGGGTCAAAACGCCCGGTGTGGCCCCCGGCGGGCGCCGCGGTGCTTCAATGCCCGGGTGACCGACTACGACGTACTCCGCGTCTTCTGCGGGCCGGA
This window harbors:
- the efeO gene encoding iron uptake system protein EfeO, whose protein sequence is MRAVRLTVTAAVTAAALTALSACTSKSDAKDGDAIRVTAADSTCDTSSKSVPAGQVTLKIENKGSRATEVEILFPDDRIVSEKENIGPGTKYTLTAEVKAGSYEIACRPGMKGHGVRQKLTVTGGGATAERDPKLDAAVARYRTYAQEQADETLPKAEAFAKAVQDGDLDAAKKAYGLSRLGWERTEPVAESFGDIDPKVDVREDGLEPGQKWTGWHRLEKALWHDKKIGAEEKALAGQLVTDLKDWQKRVGKAEITPTSMANGAKELLDEVATGKVTGEEDRYAHTDLVDFKGNVEGARKAYELLKPVAAKNDPALTKELDKQFAALDALLDKYRSDKTSYDFVSYDKVGKDQRKELSDAVNALAEPLSKLAAAVVK